One window of Scheffersomyces stipitis CBS 6054 chromosome 1, whole genome shotgun sequence genomic DNA carries:
- the SLY1 gene encoding Vesicle trafficking protein Sly1 (Sec1 family) (t-SNARE- interacting protein that functions in ER-to-Golgi traffic), giving the protein MSLVDTSSLRGRQIATLERMLHLNKDGSPDLTLASKNEDIIWKVLVLDTKSRAVLSSVLRVNDLLRCGITVHSLISQKRTALPDVPVIYFVEPNIDNVLQIIDDLESDKYDKFYVNFTSSINRELLEEFAKKVSISGRSFRIKQVYDQYLDFIVTEPNLFSLDFKDIFTQFNNAGTDEDTIHRLVDQIASGLLSTIITQENVPVIRAQQGGPAEFVATQLDLKLRDYLSNSRSSSSSAQSIQQRPVLILLDRNIDLASMLAHSWIYQCMVSDVFSLQRNTIRIHKYKENESTPEFKNYDVDPRDFFWNKYSQLPFPDVVESADIELNAYKTEAKELTNKTGITSLTDIDPNSNDTANMQQALEKLPELTARKTTLDMHMDILAALINELQAKSLDKFFEIEQNASDPKIESEFLELLTSSAQRDNAQDKLRTFLILVLLVDLPKQYITKVRNVFVDKYPTINLASLDYVLKFKEHAKLTNISSLNDTSTQNSYSNSANNNTNTSALLSGLSSKLYGLTEGKISEGLTSIASKIKNFIPEKKQLPITSVVEAIMDPNNASNTSTQLTDDYLYLDPKSRGGHSKPPRRQSYQESLVFVIGGGNYLEYQNLQEWASQPNKPNKKVVYGSTSISSASEFLDECIELGSR; this is encoded by the coding sequence ATGTCACTAGTAGACACGTCCTCGTTGCGAGGAAGACAGATAGCCACGTTGGAGCGAATGCTCCATCTCAACAAAGATGGCTCTCCCGACTTGACCCTAGCCTCCAAGAACGAGGATATCATCTGGAAAGTGCTCGTTTTGGATACGAAGTCGAGAGCGGTACTTTCGTCAGTTTTGCGTGTGAACGACTTGCTTCGTTGTGGGATTACTGTCCATTCATTGATTTCGCAAAAGAGAACGGCCTTACCAGATGTACCAGTGATCTATTTTGTCGAGCCCAACATCGACAACGTCCTCCAGATCATTGACGACTTAGAAAGCGACAAGTACGACAAATTCTATGTCAACTTCACCTCTCTGATCAACCGTGAGCTTCTCGAGGAGTTTGCGAAAAAAGTATCGATCTCAGGCAGACTGTTTCGTATCAAACAAGTCTACGATCAGTACCTAGACTTCATAGTCACCGAGCCCAACTTGTTTTCGCTCGACTTCAAGGATATCTTCACGCAGTTCAACAATGCGGGCACCGACGAAGACACCATCCATAGACTTGTAGACCAAATTGCCCTGGGCTTATTGCTGACGATAATCACCCAGGAGAACGTTCCAGTTATCCGAGCTCAACAAGGAGGGCCAGCTGAGTTTGTAGCCACCCAGTTGGACTTGAAGCTCCGTGACTATCTCAGTAATTCGCGCAGCTCTCTGTCGCTGGCCCAACTGATTCAACAAAGACCGGTGTTGATCTTGCTCGACAGAAACATCGACTTGGCCTCTATGCTAGCCCACTCGTGGATCTACCAGTGTATGGTGAGTGATGTCTTTTCCTTGCAGAGAAACACCATCCGCATCCACAAATACAAGGAAAACGAGTCGACACCGgagttcaagaactacGATGTTGATCCTCGAGACTTTTTCTGGAACAAGTACTCGCAATTACCATTTCCAGACGTAGTAGAAAGTGCCGACATCGAATTAAACGCCTACAAAACCGAAGCCAAAGAGCTCACAAACAAAACAGGTATTACTTCGCTCACCGATATTGATCCCAACTCCAACGACACCGCCAACATGCAGCAGGCGTTGGAGAAGTTGCCAGAGCTCACAGCCAGAAAGACTACCTTGGATATGCACATGGATATCTTGGCTGCGTTGATCAACGAATTGCAAGCAAAGAGCTTGgacaagttctttgaaatcGAACAGAATGCCAGCGACCCCAAGATTGAGAGCgagttcttggagttgttgaCGTCTCTGGCACAGAGAGACAATGCACAGGATAAGTTGAGAACATTCCTTATACTAGTGCTACTTGTAGACTTGCCCAAACAGTATATTACAAAAGTAAGAAACGTCTTTGTCGACAAGTACCCAACCATAAATTTGGCATCCCTTGACTACGTGCTCAAGTTCAAAGAGCATGCTAAGTTAACCAACATCTCGTCGTTGAACGACACCTCCACACAGAACTCATATTCCAACTCAGCCAATAACAACACCAATACCTCTGCATTGTTGAGCGGTTTGTCGTCCAAGTTGTATGGCTTGACGGAAGGCAAGATCTCTGAAGGTTTGACTTCCATCGCATCGAAGATTAAGAACTTCATTCCTGAAAAGAAGCAGTTGCCCATCACCAGTGTGGTGGAAGCAATTATGGATCCCAACAACGCCTCCAACACATCCACCCAGTTGACTGATGACTACTTGTACTTGGACCCCAAGTCACGGGGTGGACACTCAAAACCTCCCAGAAGACAATCATACCAAGAGTCATTGGTGTTTGTCATCGGTGGAGGCAACTATTTAGAATACCAGAACTTACAGGAATGGGCCAGCCAACCCAATAAGCCAAACAAGAAGGTCGTGTATGGAAGTACTAGCATTAGTTCGGCAAGTGAATTCTTGGATGAGTGTATTGAGTTGGGTAGCCGCTAG